TGCCCAGAGGTGATGTAAGCAGGGACAAACCAGGTTTCAGGGACACCACACAGTCTGGAGCCTCCTGGCATCTCCGTGCTTGACTGCAACATAAAAAGTGATGGTTTATCACCATGCTTTTACTAACAGAACTGGACAGGCACCAGGGCATTGAGTGATGGGCAAGGACTTAGCTGCGAGGTGCTGTATGAATCTAGCTGCAGTGGTGGAGCATCATCATTAACCAGAGAGCAGAGCCTATGCTGGGCTGGGGTGCCTGCTGCTCTGCTCATCTCTGACCAGTATTGACATAATATTTAAACACGATCTGGAGTAGAAAAACACCCCCAGATGTTGCTGGCTATTGGGTGACTGGATACCTGATAGCAGCAGGACCCACTGTTCTCGCTTCTCTAGGGACTGACATTTACGCTGTGACACCACCATGTCTCCAGCAAGCAAACACCAAGGGGCTTCTCGGAACAGACCGCGCTCTCCCCAGCATGTTTATTAACCAGCTCTCGCACCCTCTGCTCCAGCCGCTTCAGGGATGATGCTGCCTCATGGAAACCAGAGCCACTCCACAGGGAGCAAGCCAAACCCGGGGCTGGGGTCACCAAGTTTACCGCCCATGACAGGTGGACTGTCCCTGAAAAGAGCCGTGGACAAAGGACCAGAGCAGGGCGGCTTGGGGAAATTGCCCTTGGGACCAGTAAAGTCCTTTAAGCTTCCATGGAGTTGGCCATCCCAGGTCTTGTCTCATTCTGCTCAAAAGCCAGGATAGATGTGCTGTGATCTCTGCTCTTCCCCCGCCTCCTCTGCACCCTCAATTCCACACCAGCCTTCTGCTTAATCCACAGATACTTCACATTTGTATCTCACACAAAGAGCAGAAGGTGGTTTACAACCAGGTCCTTTTCAGAGCTttgcccagctgaagatgtgagaAACCTCCTGGAGCTCAGATCTGCATTTGCAATGGGCAGGTTGGTACCCAAAGAAGCCCATGGGTATGAGAGCACTCCGTCAAACCTATGCTAGATTAAACAGCTCACTCAAGCGATTTTATTCTGTCTGTGTTTGGAAACAGCCACTCTCTGTGTTTTACATTTCACATTCTCCCAAAGTAGAGCTTTGCAAATGACTTTCTCAGTTCAATGCTTTAGCAGTCATATCGGGAAAATTACATTTGTCCTCAGGTGCTTTCAATTCCTTATGTAAATAAATTAATACATTGACTGAAGATGTGAATCAAACCACTACCTCAAAGGacaaaaaatgttcttttcaaaaaaatcaacttcttcaaaatttcctttttccaCCAAAACTATTTGCTGAATTTGTGAAAATTTGGTAGCATGAAAGAAGTTACATGGCAAACAAATTATTCATCTTGGAACATCCATCCAGCTCCATCCTCACTAACAATAAACGGAAAAAAATCCCACTTGCTTTATGTCAGAAGTCTCCCAAACTGACCAATTTGGTCCTGTTAACTGTGGGTCAGAGTCTGCCTGGAGCGGGCAGGAAATCAGGTGGATTTTCTATCCACTGTGGGAAATTCCACTGTGTAAAAGAGCTGATCTGATTTGGTTTGGGTCTTCCAACGATGATAAGACCTTTGTTTGCAATAAACAGCAGAATATGGAGAAATCATTCAGCACTAATTTTATCCCTAGGCAAACATCCTCCCCAACCTTTACATCTATGTATAAATGACTACAATTAGGTAGCACCATTGCGAACACATGTGCATTTATGCATGGAGAAGATATAGAGAGGTTGTTGTGATCATGaacacatacatacattttaaacAGACCCCCTACTATATAAGGGGTGGCTCAACAGTTACCATTACCAGCCCTAGATGAAAGGAGGAAACATTCACTTTCAAGCAACACCTGAGCAACTCACCAGACAGAAATGGCTCCAGgtaattttctttatttcaattttaaaggattgccagtgctgctgcatgCCTAGGGTGGTGGGAGATATTGTACACATGGGGTGGTGCTGTGGTGGGCCATATTCACTCAGTGACAGCCCTAAATTAAAATGTGGTAACTTATAAACCAGTGAAATGGATTATAATTCCCTACAGTGTGACTTTAATGAATTGATGTAATCATTAGCCAAAACTCATCAAGGCTCAAGAAAGGCTCATGAACATGAAGAACAAGGGAAGCTGCAGTTATAGTAGTTACTACTAACAAAAATTCTGGCAGGGATATTAAAACTCACATTCAAGGCTTAAGCCAGGGATCAGGATGATGTCTAATGCAGAAGTCCTACATGCCCCAGGGTATTCCTCTACTGAAAGGTATTTGGCTGAGATTATCTTTGTGGTCTCAGTAAGCATAGATGGATACTTGCATGAGTTAAATGCCATGGATTAAAACCTTCAGGCTTGACAAAGACCACCAAATCCTACAGGTGTGTCCATCAGAGACCAAAAGTACATTAGTCACAGCATGGGTAAGGAAATCAGGTCTTTTCCCAAGTGGAGGCAGGCAGCAGGTTTCACATGTCAGCAGGATGATGTAAAACAAGGCTGAAGTGAGCTATTCCCAGTCCCTCACCTCCCTGGGATGTTATCTTGTACTCACTGTTCCCTGCTCGCTCATGCAATGATGAGTGCACTGTGCTCTCCTCATGAGGCCAAGGCCTAAAGAAAAACATGACGACCATGTTAAGGAAAAATGGCAGGGATGAGCTCTAGTTTTCAAGGAACAACGATGACTTCAGCCAGGAAAATAGTGCTTGTAACACTGGGAGCAGTATGAGACTTGAGGGCATGTCTAGTGAGAGGGGAGGGGTTTTCATCTGATTTGGGGGAGCTACAGAGCTAAGTTCACTTACAGAGACAAACAAGATGTTCAGCGAGGTGAGCCCTCAGCCAGCAAGAACAGAAGAGGCTGAGCAGAAATTCACAGGTGCCACCCACTCCTCAGCACAGTCACTAAAGGACTGCTAAcaccttcttccttctctttgctgTAGGGTCGTGGTTTTCTCCTCTCTTCATCGCTGTGATCACCCTGGGATTGCAGTGGCCAAAGGAAGCTGCAACCTTCCCGGCCATGCCCCTTTCCAACCTGTTTGCCAATGCTGTGCTGAGggctcagcaccttcacctcctGGCTGCTGAGACGTACAAAGAGTTTGTAAGTGTTGCGGTATCGGGGCATCTCCTCCTCATTAGCTTGGTGGTTTGGGGACTGTGCCATGGCTGTGTCAACCTAGAGCCAGTATAAGTTTCTAGAAAGAGATATTTTTAACTGTTGGTGTCTTCTCTGTCAGCTCAGGGTGAGGAAAGAAGGCCTTAGTAAGACAGGACAGGTTATGGCAGACCTCTTTGCAAGATTTCCTGAGTTGGTCACCTATGGCCCTTGCTAATTCTGAGTGTTTAAAAGTATTCAATCTCTGCTACTGCCAACAGCACACATGAGTTGTCTGCTTTGGTGAGACCTGTCCATGGGGGTCTTCTACTCCTAGGGAGAACCCAGTCCAAATATTTTGTGCATGTACATTAGCACTTTGGCTTAACGAGAGGATGACCTTTAATTCCAGTAACTCTTGAGCCAACTGTGAACTCCTGCTTCCTATCTGACAGTCCTGCACAGAGATACTTTTTATTTCGTATTTCTTTCTCGCAAAGAGTAACCGTTCAGAACAGCCTGAGAAAAGTGTCTATGGTCTTCCGCCAGTACACAGGCAACAAGAGATCTGAGTGTATTTGGGATGTCCCCACAGGAACGCACCTATATTCCGGAGGACCAGAGACACGCCAACAAAAATTCCCAGTCAGCATTTTGTTACTCGGAAACCATTCCTGCTCCCACAGGGAAGGATGATGCCCAGCAGAAATCAGTAAGTTCTCTCCCTCGGGCAAGCACAGACCTATTTTAAGAGCCCAACTGTGTTTCAATATGGGAACAGAGGGTTTCCATCTGTAAGGTTTAACATCTCCAGCACTTCTTGAGGTACTGTTCTTCCTCTCCCATTTCACTTTGCACACCCTGCATGCAGAAAGAAAGACTCTTTCGGGTTAGGCTATAAATCATATCCCAtagcaaggaggagaaaaaaatactttctgcACAGGACAGATTTCTGGGTGGTACTCCTCAGCTCACAAACAAATTTATATCTGCCAAAGCTGCGGAAGCAGTGACATCTCTGGGTCACCTTTGGGCTGTTTCAGAGGGATAAGGTCACATGGGTAACTCCACAACTCACCTGCACAGCTTTGAccgctgtttttttcttttcaggacatGGAGCTTCTTCGGTTTTCACTGGTTCTTATCCAGTCCTGGTTGACCCCGGTGCAGTACTTAAGCAAGGTGTTCACAAACAACCTGGTTTTTGGCACCTCAGACAGAGTCTATGAAAAACTGAAGGACCTAGAAGAAGGGATCCAAGCCCTGATGAGGGTAAGTTGCAGATGTGTCATGATTACAGAATACcagggatctcctggacacaaggcACGAAGCTCTCAGAGTCTTCCACAGGATCCAAAGACCACGACAAACCTCCCCACCTCCACTCCAAAGACCAGGGGCATCCCttcaactttgttttttttaacacaatCAAATCACGGCACTCCATCGCACACACTTCTTCACTGGGGAgtaccagaaaaaacaaaacagatgttaATAACACTGCTATAACCACTCAGATAACAGCACAGACTAGGAATATCACAACAGTCTAGACCCCAAGTCTTTCCAAACCTAGCACCAAAGGATACTCAATTGGTTAAATCTACTATACAAATAGCAATGCAAGAATGTTTGCTACATCACCACACAAAATACTTTCAAGGGAAGTAAATGATGCAAGGATCTGCAACATGACTTTAAGGACTAATGACATTTTATAGAAGCAAACCTTGTAAGTCTGTGTACAGGTGGAAGCCCATACTCTGATGCCTCTCTCTTAAATGAGATTTACAGTATAGAGCATCTAGACAGGTGAGAGATAGAGAATGATCTTCAGAAAGGTCACtcaatttcttttttgtctttttaaatgaaactgttcACTGCCTATCAGGATCCCCTGTCAGATGAGTTCACTCTGTAAGTAAGTCTATCTGCCAGCACCACAATGTAGCTAGAGCTCTGAGATCTAGATCTGTGAGAAATGAGTCTGGACACTTATTTACATCTTCAAGCATCTAAACAACGCTGAAAGTCAAGCCTTGAGAGTAGAAAGAGATCTTCTGACCTGGCGCTTCAGCTGGAGAAAGCAGGTATATGTATCAGTTCCATTTCCAGATTTTGGTCTCCATTTGATATGTGCTAGGACATTGAAAAGTGGTATACAGAAACTAAACAAATAATCATATTGTGTTCATTTAAGACACTGTTTACTTAACCAAAAAAGTTCTATTTGCTGTGTCAGCTGGTGAGcaaagcagggcaggaggggtggCAGATCGCAGATCTCTGAGCTCCAGATGCTCAAAGCCTGGGTCTGGGTTAGAGCTTTGTTCACTGGGAAAGtgggagaaaaaacagaattatttgCTCGGTTCCCCATCTCCTTGGCTAGGGTTGCTATGGAGAAACCCTACAAATCTCCACATTTTTGAAGACCCCAAAAGACAGAGTCTTCCCTTCCTGCAGCATTTGGTCCAGCTCGCTTCTTGCTGGCAGTTTCATATGCATGAAATTGTGTTTGTGTAACATCATCCCTGTACAATTGCTATTCTTGCAAACATATAGACTTGAGAGTACTTTGACATATGAGgtcataagagaaaaaaaaaattcctttaaagcGAGGTGGGAAAAGGGACTTGAAACTTCCCTGAAAACAGTGAAGAAGGTCTGACTTTGAACAGAGAGCCACAGCATGTAAGAAAAATGTGGAAGGGTGCGGGAATGGGCTGGAGGGGAAGCGTGACGTGAGGGAATGTCCCAGCGTCGCAAGAGGAGCCCCAGCACCTTCGATGACGCTCAATCCCGGGCCTGTCTGCCCTCCTTCCGCTTCCATCTCCCTCCAGCCTCCCCGGCCTGCTCCGCTCAGCCTCGTCCTTCCTCCCCGTTAACGCCGGTGCCTCCTTGCAGGAGCTGGACGACCGGAGCCCTCGCGGGCCGCCACTCCTCAAATCCACCTACGACAAATTCGACATCCACCTGCGCAACGAGGACGCCCTGCTGAAGAACTACGGCCTGCTGTCGTGCTTCAAGAAGGACCTGCACAAGGTGGAGACCTACCTGAAGGTGATGAAGTGCCGGCGCTTCGGCGAGAGCAACTGCACCATCTGAGGGAGGCGACGGGGCCCCCGACCCCGCCGCGCGCGgccctggcacccctctgctgaGGAAGAAGAGCCGGGGGCCACTCCCGACCCTCCGCCGGGAGCCCCCTCTCCTGTAACGGGAACCGGTTGGGCCCGAGGAGAATAAACCTGCTACCCGCTGAAGCTGTGCGTGTCTCGCTGCCTCCCGGGGAGCCCCCCGGGGCGAGGTGGGCTGGGGTGGGCGATCGGGGGCGCCGGCCATATCCCCCTctcggggcgccgggggggctgagggcggcggggccggggcgggccgaggggccgggccggagccgccTTCCCCGCTCCGGGCCTGGCATGGCGGAGGTGGTGGAGTTCCGGGTGCCGGTGGGGAGCGCCCAGACGCTGCTGgtctgggggctggaggaggcgcCGGGCCTGGAGGTGAGGCGAAGCCGGGCCGCGAcccccggggctgcgcggggctgcgtcCGCGTCCGTGTCCTCCCGGGGCCGAGGAGCGGGGGGCCGAGGCCGCGTCCTCCCCGCTCCCCCAGCCCTGAGGCCGCGGTTCCTCCTCGCCTGCGCTGGCCTTTTCTCCCACCACCTTCCCCACGCGCTaataatgcattttttatttcttttatgattATTATTTCGCGGTTTTGTTGTTCCATTGGGCCCCGTGCGGCCCTGCGGGGGCGGCAGGGGTGGCCGCTGGCCCCGGTGCCTCTCTGCGCCGCGGCCGGTTTCCCCGGCTTCTCGGCCTGGCGAAACGCTTCAGCGCCCTTCAAGGAAGCAGCGAAACGCCGCCAGCGGCTGTCTGCGAAGCCGAAGTTCCTGGGAAACCGGCAAAATGTGGAAGAGCGGAAATAAAATCCTGTTAGTCTATCTGCAAAATACAGCGTTAATGCTGTACTGAAGCTTTAACAGGGCAGCACACATGCAAAGCGGAGAGTAAGAGGCAGCCTGGGATGAGGATAACTCGGGAGACAGAAAATCCCACGTCTGTCTTTCCTCTCAGTTCAGAGGCGGGATAATATTGGGAAGGAGACACTGGCAGGGTAAGAGATCTGGCCAGTTTGGGCTTACTTTTATGGGAAGCAAAGATGTTATCTGCCAGATACTCATGTTATGTTCAGTCTTGCTG
This portion of the Apteryx mantelli isolate bAptMan1 chromosome 28, bAptMan1.hap1, whole genome shotgun sequence genome encodes:
- the GH1 gene encoding somatotropin; translation: MPLSNLFANAVLRAQHLHLLAAETYKEFERTYIPEDQRHANKNSQSAFCYSETIPAPTGKDDAQQKSDMELLRFSLVLIQSWLTPVQYLSKVFTNNLVFGTSDRVYEKLKDLEEGIQALMRELDDRSPRGPPLLKSTYDKFDIHLRNEDALLKNYGLLSCFKKDLHKVETYLKVMKCRRFGESNCTI